The genomic interval gcgcggttgttctcccaatgcaaaggaacggctccggacgaaggcgtaaggtaggaagtgatttattatcataaatcatccaataaacaaaaacaacagggatgcgtgcagagcgcacgggaagttaaggaacttattacttagcataggcaaaagacaaggaacactggaactcaaaaactcacgtgacaagtgcatggagcaaacacaatgagagcaggacgagtgactggcaaaggcaacttaaataatgcctctgattagcgctcgggaagcaggtgagcgggcgagcactaatcagagacaggtgcacacaaagagtgaccatgacaaccaaaacaaactcacaggagcacaacaaataacaaaaggagtccaaaattaacagaaaacacaaaaacatgatccggaccatggatcatgacagtaccccctcctcaaggacagataccagatgtccatatgaaaacaaaaacaaaaaacaagcagggtctaaagtcacgggcgggcggagggaggacttggaggtgggtcgccaggccaagtgtccccgaatccaccgaggcaaagtcaagtggcggcggcgagtggaacgccgctgcagcaagcgaggcgggcgaccagggaatggccacattcgtggccgacggggaggtgggcgcacttggcgaggcggacgaccagggaacggccacatccgtggtcgacgaggaggtgggcgtgtcggcgccgtcatggcaggcgtggcagcaggcaccggcgccgtcatggcaggcgtggcagcaggcaccggcgccgtcatggcaggcgtggcagcaggcaccactggcgagtctggtgtggttgcaggtaccaccggcgagtctggtgtggttgcaggtaccaccggcgagtctggtgtggttgcaggtaccaccggcgagtctggtgtggttgcaggtaccaccggcgtctggcgtggtgcaggcgcaggcgtctgccgaggtgcaggcgcaggcgtctggcgaggagcaggcgtctggcgaggagcaggcgtctggcgaggagcaggcgtctggcgaggagcaggcgtctggcgaggagcaggcgtctggcgaggagcaggtgcaggcgtctggcgaggagcaggtgcaggcgtctggcgaggagcaggtgcaggcgtctggcgaggagcaggtgctggtctgggaaccagccgaggtgcaggtactggtctgggaaccagccgaggtgcaggtactggtctgggaaccagccgaggtgcaggtactggtctgggaaccagccgaggtgcaggtactggtctgggaaccagccgaggtgcaggtactggtgtgggaaccagccgaggtgcaggtactggtgtgggaaccagccgaggtgcaggtactggtgtgggaaccagccgaggtgcaggtactggtgtgggaaccagccgaggtgcaggtactggtgtgggaaccagccgaggtgcaggtactggtgtgggaaccagccgtggagcaggtgctggtgtggaaaccagacttggaggtactggtgtggaaaccagacttggaggtactggtgtggaaaccagacttggaggtgttggtcgtgactttggcggaggtggcctggcaggaggttgcggcttggcatgccgacggactggtggtggaggacgggctggaggttgcggcttggcaggccgaaggacaggtggcggcggccgggatggaggttgctgcctggctgggcgcagccgagcagccccaccagcacagctcccggccccagcccccccctcaaggggcggataccagacgcgctgcttgcggtctggaacagtctttacgggtgggtggcgggaagtcaggaggggggcaaaatcctcccctctaaattgtccaaaatgtcttttcccaccccccacctgaggtcttttgggaggatgagaggaaaaagtcactaacgtgggcggggctagagtcctagggggcggagtttggcactcagaaggagactgtggctgacatctaaatttcaaaagaatgtcctgataatgtttaattttggaattaaagtctttaggaggttgctgacgcaaggagacagaattcagaaaaaaaaaattctgggccatgacgtcatcagccgtggacggagtgacgtcatcgggggaaggatactgggctgcctgcaacttgcttcggtccgggggaggagcttgcgggagtgacgcgttctgacggcgaggcgaagcccttctgggcggcttccgcctttgcctgcgcgtccggtactgcggtgtagcggcgatgtcttcggaccagagggagtcgatggggataagggagcctccaggtccccacataaggttcgacctctcctccgtcgaatagcgaagcgtctccacttccatcgctcgcaacaccatgcgcgtaccttcatccatctccCTCTGGTCCATTTGCGGGAGAACGGTTGCTGCTCTCATTCTGTCACgaacgggggggtcgcagcttgctgcgcggttgttctcccaatgcaaaggaacggctccggacgaaggcgtaaggtaggaagtgatttattatcataaatcatccaataaacaaaaacaacagggatgcgtgcagagcgcacgggaagttaaggaacttattacttagcataggcaaaagacaaggaacactggaactcaaaaactcacgtgacaagtgcatggagcaaacacaatgagagcaggacgagtgactggcaaaggcaacttaaataatgcctctgattagcgctcgggaagcaggtgagcgggcgagcactaatcagagacaggtgcacacaaagagtgaccatgacaaccaaaacaaactcacaggagcacaacaaataacaaaaggagtccaaaattaacagaaaacacaaaaacatgatccggaccatggatcatgacacatCCACCATCTCAACAGAGCTTTTCACCATTTCCATGAACTGGCCATCTTCTCTTGATGGACCCAGTTGCTCTTCGTGGCTGCGTTCAGGGAAGTCTAGTTGAAACTGCTGCTTCCACAGTTCATCCAGTTTCACCACAGAGATGCGGTTAGCAGTAATGTTGGGTTGTTCCAAGTCTGCTTCACCACACATTGGCCCATTGACAGTCCATCCCAACATGGTCTGAACAGCGTACGGCCCTCCTTCTTTGCTTGGAATCACCTTTGTTGGTTCAAGAGCTCTTGGTGCATTTAAGCCGATCAACAGTTCAATGTCTGCATCAATTTCAGGTAGGTGTACTCCACGCAAATATGGCCATCTGACCAGATCCTGCTCCCGTGGTATGTTGCTCCTGCACACAGGCATTTTCTTCTGTGTAAACATATCTGGCAAGTCACAGTAGAGATCACTTTCCAGACCGGCTACCTCCAGATCTGACACAATGCAACATCCTACAATCTTTTCTTGGCCCAAAGTGCGTAAGAGAATTTTAGTTCCTCTTCCTGAAACATTCAACTTGCTCATCAGACTTGATGTACAAAAGGAGCCAGAGCTGCCTTGGTCCAGAAAGGCAGACGTTTCCATGACTTGATGACCCTTTTTGGACTTGATCTTTACTGGCACGATAGAGAGCTTACAGCCATGGTCACCGGCCCCAGTGAGACCACTACTTTGCACTGTTACCACAGAGCTGCCCACCGCTGTGTTTGTACCTGCTGCAACTGCTAGATCCTTCTCTTGCTCCTTGTTCTTTGGATGAATATGAAGCATGCTAGGGTGTTTAGCTCCACATGTTTTACATGACAGTCGCTTCCTGCAGTCCTTACTTATGTGCCCTATGCACAGACAGCCAAAGCAAACTCCatgttgttttaaaaaagtgATCTTGTCATTATGTGCCCTCTCTACCAATAGAGAGCACACCTCCAACGCATGTTCACCCTTGCAGTACAAGCAGGTCCTTTTGTCCAGTGGGGCTTCGACCTTTTTCACATGGGCCTTTCCATTAACTGATGTTACTGTAGTAGCAAAACTTCCTTGGTTTCGTGTGTGACGCTGACAGCCATCTCTGCTGCCATTTTTGATTTGCATTGTCTTTGGAGTATCCTGTATATTTCCAAATATAGGGTCTGCTGCAATTTTAACTTGACGTTCAATAAAACTGACAATGTCAGGGAAAGTAGCTCTTCGAGAACGGGTCTCTTGAATATCACAAGCTACCGTCCTCCATTGGTCTCTCAGCTTATACGGTAACTGCTTGATCACCATCAGCATGTTCGCAGGCATGTTAAGCTCAGACACGTACTGTATGTCATCCATCGCATTACAACATCCTCTTAAGAAGAGACCATATGCTTGAAGAGATTTTGCATCCTCTGCTTTAACCAAAGGCCATGATAGTGCTTTGTCCAAATAAGCAGAAGCAATCTTTTGTTCATTCCCAAAATGCTCTTCCAATAAAGCCTTAGCCCTTTGATATGCTCTGTCTGGAGGCATTCGCTGACAGCTTTGAACAAGCTCATGTGGTTGTCCTCTTGTGTATTGTGCCAGGAAGTGCAAGCAGTCTCCAGCGTCACCTGTCCTTTCTTCAACATTGTGCTCAAAAGATTTCATAAAAGCATGATATTGAAGAGGATTTCCATCAAACACCTGGGTCTCTCTCCTTGGCAAATGAGAGATGTTCTGTTGTCACGCCAGTAAAGCAGAAATTTCATTTTGCCTTACCATTATGGATAGCAAATTGTTATTGTCATTAATGACTGGCATCTGAACATGTGAATTTGTTGTAAATTGAGAAGCTGAAGCATTACTGTTCACATTAGTAGCCATTGGGAGTCCAGGCATCCTTTGCTGGATTATTTGAGATCCAACATCAACAGTAACTTTCCTTTCATTCGGCTGTGTTAAATGAGACTTAGATGTACTTTGACTGTCATACACTCCATGGCCACCAGGCACATGCAAGTAatagtttcttgttgatgctgtaaacaaaatgtcactgtgcaaacccatgtttgttgttgtactgaacacagattgaaaataagccgactgaaataataataacaatgaataatttctaagtctttgttagccgtttgtgaagttttgtgctcgtgcgctacgttcgctcgcatcctgtgcatctcctgggggctaagccccccctgtccttaaaagctagtgacgcccctgctgcACACCCTCTCTCTGTTGATGCATCCACCAAATTAAAGAGCAAATCTTGTATCAGTGGGCGTTGGGAATAACTCTTTAGTCAGTTCCTCAACAGACCACATTCTGTTGACCAAGAGGCATTACAACAGATACCACAAAAGCCAACTCAGGTGTGCTTGTACTTCCCTCCTACTGGGGGGAAGTGAGAACTGCCATGGACCAGACACGCTGTGGTAAAGCACCAGTTCAGAATGGCATACCTGTACAAAGCCTTAAGACCCACAGCCTTCAAGGCATTTCACAATATCCTGTTAACCATTTGGGACAAAGGAGATACGTAGCCTGACCTTGtcatattatgtttaaaaaaaggacAGAAAGTTGGACTGTGGTAACTACAGAGGTAAATCGCTTCACTCTGTTGCTGGAAAGAGCCGAGCTCGTGTCCTGCTAAAACAGCCTAACGGATGTCATTTCTGAGAATCGCCTCCCAGAAGCACAATGTGGTTTCCGTGCAGAATCACTGTTAACCTGTTATTTGTGAAACCCCAACTCCCAGAAAAGTGTATTGAGCAACTGATACACCTGTAGGTATTTGTGGAGCTAACCAAGGCTTTTGACACAGTGAATCGTGAAGCACTCTGGTCTATGTTGGCAAAATTGGGCGGCCCAGAAAAGTTCACAATGATGATAAGGCTCTCTCACAATCACATGATTGGTCAGGCCCTCTCAAACGGCGACTATACTGGCAGCTTTTGGAACAGTAATGGTGTCAACCTTCAACCTCTTCTTCACACAAGTCATCCTCCATGCTATCAAGGACCTTGACATTGGCGTCTACATCAGATACCGCCAAGACAGATCCGTGTTTGATCTGAGACGTTTCACTGCAAAGACAAACACACAAGAAAAAGTCATCTTCAAGGCTCTTTCGCTGATGACAATGCGCTTCATGACTCACAAGGAGGACCATCTCCAAGTCATTAACGACCGTTGTGAGAcatgacatcagaccagtgatgtCCTTGTGGTTCATGCAGCCCTTCGAGGCACCTGTGGTTAAAGTCTTTATCAATAAACTTTGATTACGGTAATTGCACAAACTGAGTACAataggggcctagatcttcctgcaaaataacacatttcgaGTCCTCAGTGTCAGCCAatctgggtcacggcaccaattgaaataatatacttttatttttgttaaaacaTCTCAAAGAATCAGATCATTAGTCATAAAAAACAGACATTTTATTCTACAAGGTCACATACAAAGGATACAGCGCTGGTTTCAAATTGCTAGTACAAACAAAAATGCCTATCTTACAAAAGGTGTGCATAATTATATTGTATAGTGTACAAGTACAAGTAGTAGGACCGCTGGCACCACCATGGTGGAGACTTGTTTTGGAGACAGCAAGCCTGTGAAGGGGCACACTGAACCATAACATCATCATCACTTCTTAAATATTAGCAGAAATACAGATTGATGTGTTAGTACACAACTAAATACATTAGTAagaatgaataataaatataaactgttgtgtggatgttgttttCCAGGATGTGTAACTAAgaaacatatttacatatttgtgaTTGAAGTAATTGAAAAGTAACTAAAAGTGATTTGGGGCTTGATTAATTGTCATTTAGTTGGAATCATAACAAAAAAAGTATAGTCAGATGTTAATGAAACTTTCAGgacatgtcagaaatgggataaggaacaagtgattagattttggTGTTGATCCTGATCATCATTTGGATTTAGCCTTCTTTTGAAGGATTCTTTACTACTGGGAGATTTGGCCTGGTGGAGGTCTGCGGGGCGCTTTTCTATTttactgctgctgttctcaccagcacacttgtgtttgttaAGTTGGTACTCATGAGAGAATCTTtcatcacacacactgcaactcaacactttttttccattgtgtgttctcatgtgtcttttcaaatttCGACTTCGTGCAAAACTTGAATCACACACTGAACAGGAAAAAGttatttctccagtgtgtgttcttgtgtgatCGTTCAAACTATCCTTCCTTGTAAAAGAtaagccacagattgaacaagaaaaaggtttttctcctgtgtgtgttctcatgtgccttTTCAAATTTTCACCTTGGACAAAACTTGAATTACACACAGAACACTGAAAACGGTTTCCCCCAGTGTGTCTTTTCAGGTGTCGTTTCAAATCTTGACTTCGTTTATACCTTGAATCACACacagaacatgaaaaaggtttttccactttgtgtgttcttgtgtgatCTTTCATGGTTTGCTTCCTTGTAAAAGAtaagccacagattgaacaaaaaaaaggtttttctcgtgtgtgtgttcttgtgtgctcTTTCATATTTTCCTTCCTTGTAAAAGAtaagccacagattgaacaagaaaaagggtTCTCTCTCGTGTGTatcctcatgtgtcttttcagataacaatgttttttaaaggttttgtcacagtgagaacatttcaagtgagtgttgtcagtgtgacatgtcttatcatctttagagtcttcatcatcagtgtcaggagagtgtgacgttgtgtcctcactatctgatagtggagctaagagcttgtctgcttgtgatcctccacagtggtctccatcagcttctgttgtcatgtgttgtgttgagctgctgcttggaggctccgcctctctcttctcctcactttcacctttgacctcatcatcttcactcttcacatggacaccaatcactgggaactccaccagtccttcattatgctctccctcctgactgatgctgtgttcctcttcttcctcttcctttttacagggaagggtctgtgtcaaagaggaaaaggagaCGCCAGAGGATCTCTGGCGCCTCGTCTTCCTCTTTGATGGATCCTCCTTCACCATCCTGAAGCTACACTCCTGTTTTTCAGGCAGAagttgttcttcacagacgtctgcaggacacaaaatgacaaacatgcttgagaaatgtccagatttgctcagtcacatgaggcATTCAGTGCGTTTACATGTACTTAAAATAACAAGTTATATGAATTGtcctgaaaacaaacacactgctctttacaacattattcacagttAAAGAAGACCACTTTTTACAAAGGATGGGCAATATGGTCTAAAATCTTTATTGCCATTAATTCCCttctgcctgagtgcagctgggataggctccagcgccccctgtgaTTTTATTGTCAGTTACTGATGTATAAACTTGAAGAAAAGATTAGGTCGTTTACAGTGTAAATCTGTATTTCGTATGGTTGTCTCTGCTATGACGCTATCTTGTggtcgagttcgctcactgcgagtgctgtgggttgaaagtgtatttccttttgttttgtgccttgaacttGAAGTATGGTTTCTTTATTTATctcgccaagcaacgtttgtaagtgtaACTGGGAATTTCCACTCGTTCGGTTATTTGttttcaagtcaatgtgtcagtttccacCACCTGGCTTCTACACAACAAGGTGGTTCAATTGAGCTAAAATCTGCTCGtgtgggacaggaagtcatgcataaacacaaaataaatgatccagtttactttcaaagtaaaatattCTGTTTAAGGCAGATGGTATTATATACTTTGAAAAgtcctaaagttaaagtaccaatgattgtcacacacacacattaggtgtggtgaattttgtcctctgcatttgacccacccccttgttcaccccctgggaggggaggggagcagtgggcagcagcggtggccacggtcgggaatcatttttggtgatttaacacccaatgccaacccttgatgctgagtgccaagcagggaggtaatgggtcccatttttatagtctttggtatgactcggccggggtttgaactcacaacctaccgatctcagggcggacactctaaccactaggccactgagtaggtaatggACATGAAGTCAagttgtcaaaggttttcagaacAAATTTCACCTCCTTGACGCGAATGGACGAAGACATGCTGATTCTAAAAGGcccaaaattaaagaatcatATAACAGGCATATCCCGGGCAGCTATATGGGGGCCTGTACTTCAGCGTTGTATCAAAATGACTAGTTCCATCTCCAACATTAAAGTGAGTGTCGctaacaataggaaaatgtgtagAGGAAAATTGCAAGCAGTcgaaacaaagattgtgaataaCTGACAAGAGGCTCACTTTGTTCATGTAAGTCTACTGTGGaataaacacgctcaggtgctgagagcgatgcacagagtgagacctcttagtCCAGTTTAAAATCCAGAGACCAAAAAGGAAACATACTGACATAGCAATGTATTGATGATGGTAAGTATTAAGTTATtggatttattttcatttatatcCGTCCCGGCCTACGATTGCATGAAtatttaatgcctctggacatcgtatttaatgctttttaataccatttaaggccttaatttaggCAAAGGCCATtcaatgacttttaatgctttttaatgacccacAGAAACCCTGCTAAAGCTCTTAAATTTAAACAAATGTGGACCGATCGATACAAAAattgacagtaacaataccaagtataaggtttttatattatatacacagtaccgttcaaaagtttggggtcacattgaaatgtccttatttttgaaggaaaagcactgtacttttcaatgaagataactttaaactagtcttaactttaaagaaatacactctatacattgctaatgtggtaaatgactattctagctgcaaatgtctggtttttggtgcaatatctacataggtgtatagaggcccatttccagaaactatcactccagtgttctaatggtacaatgtgtttgctcattggctcagaaggctaattgattattagaaaacccttgtgcaatcatgttcacacatctgaaaacagtttagctcgttacagaagctacaaaacggaccttcctttgagcagattgagtttctggagcatcacatttgtggggtcaattaaacgctcaaaatggccagaaaaagagaactttcatctgaaactcgacagtctattcttgttcttagaaatgaaggctattccacaaaattgtttgggtgaccccaaacttttgaacggtagtgtatattttgttgagtttgttattgtttacaaactcaggaaataaggaaGACTTTAAGGGCATAAACCAAATGCTTTAATTCAGAGccatatttaaatattcaattgATTTTCTAacaccaccatcctgtgtttttgtctgattatgatTGTGAAGAAAAATGTAATTATCAGTATCTGCATCGGTATGACCGATACTtggtatcatttatttatttatcagccaaaactaaagtatcaaacaacaaaacaagtgcttattacattttaacaaaagagaataagtgattattacattttaacaaaagtgtagacagAAACACGTTACAACAGAAAGCtcctaaataaaaatattattcatTGAATTATTGAGATTTTGATAGATTGTAATACATTCTAAGGCCggagtggctcggttggtagagtggccgtgccagcaactcgacggttccaggttcgatcctagtcactgccgttgtgtccttgggcaatgtactttatccacctgctcccagtgccacccacactggttttttgtcctgtccagcttctcaggcaaatcatatagttgatgtagatgcccatatcggctgtacaaatttactttacaaaagagaagagtgggatacttctcttgttgccttatttgtatttgacattattaaatgtatttatacccacactggtttaaatgtaacttagatcatgggtttcactatgtcaggggtcggcaacctttaccactcaaagagccattttggcaagtttcacaaattaaagaaaataatgggagccacaaaaaaatgttttaaatttaaaatgaaaaacaccgcattcaaagcttaaatgctttgtgctatgttacccaggggtctccgacacacgcaccggcacgcactttaatgtggaaatttgatgttagtgcggcccgcgagttttgaatgaatggcgcttgatagcgtcatacttgccaacactctcatttttcccgggagactcccgaatatcagagcgtgatgacactgattTTGgagccctctacagcctgcccaaacagtgtacctgctcgaccacatgtagaatgcagttttagcttgttcacgtaagtgacagcaaggcgtactacctcagcagccacacatcttacactgacggtaccaatacccagaatcccatgcagccctaactcttccgctcaaccaacgcactgagaggggggggggttgatgtgtggggggatttggtggtagcgggggtgtataatgtagaccggaagagttagggctgcatgggattcaggcagtggcgtgccgtcactagaggcaggggaggcacggcctcacctgccatcatggaaagaaaaaaaaaagtaaaaataaaaaaataaaaattaaattgttatatgtatccagtaattatactaaagttattttccatttaacttcaccagttttagattatttttattttcacatttgccgttcaaatactgagagagacggtgcggtgatcagcagccagttgaggcacgtcactgatttgtgcctcaacatggattgtgcgcaatgactcggctaactgctggcctgctgtacaGTGATACtgaattgctatatgaattatattataattttttttgtgggttcacagtgtggcgcatatttgtaacgtaacaatgttaaagttgtttgatacggctaccgtcagtgtaagctgtgtggctgatgagtaagtatgctttgctgtctcctgtgtgtgcaagtaaaagcaac from Entelurus aequoreus isolate RoL-2023_Sb linkage group LG14, RoL_Eaeq_v1.1, whole genome shotgun sequence carries:
- the LOC133664587 gene encoding zinc finger and SCAN domain-containing protein 2-like isoform X7 translates to MCERTIAKYEEELCPTKEEKERQHQLMDAVFKKHQVVLHRTDIQQPPNIKEEEEDPRPPHIKEEEEDPQPPHVKEEEEEVCITQEGECLLGQEEDDVTKFLLTVVSVKTEEHEDKPPESSQLHHSPNVQQPPHIKEEEEDPQPTHIKEEEEEVWITQEGECLLGQEEDDVTKFPLTVVSVKTEEHEDKPPESSQLHHSPNVCEEQLLPEKQECSFRMVKEDPSKRKTRRQRSSGVSFSSLTQTLPCKKEEEEEEHSISQEGEHNEGLVEFPVIGVHVKSEDDEVKGESEEKREAEPPSSSSTQHMTTEADGDHCGGSQADKLLAPLSDSEDTTSHSPDTDDEDSKDDKTCHTDNTHLKCSHCDKTFKKHCYLKRHMRIHTRENPFSCSICGLSFTRKENMKEHTRTHTREKPFFCSICGLSFTRKQTMKDHTRTHKVEKPFSCSVCDSRYKRSQDLKRHLKRHTGGNRFQCSVCNSSFVQGENLKRHMRTHTGEKPFSCSICGLSFTRKDSLNDHTRTHTGEITFSCSVCDSSFARSRNLKRHMRTHNGKKVLSCSVCDERFSHEYQLNKHKCAGENSSSKIEKRPADLHQAKSPSSKESFKRRLNPNDDQDQHQNLITCSLSHF